Proteins encoded within one genomic window of Humulus lupulus chromosome 1, drHumLupu1.1, whole genome shotgun sequence:
- the LOC133812810 gene encoding cytochrome P450 81Q32-like — protein MNELEVFLYTSLSFIFIFLAYKLLFQTKKRHYKNLPPSPPSYPIIGHLHLLKPPVHRALLRLSSKYGDVYTLWFGTRRVIIVSSPSAVEECFTKNDIVLANRPLLIMGKHVGYNYTNIVNSPYGDHWRNLRRIATVEILSSARLNLFLGIRKDEIKRLLRKISRSCGSPGGEFGRVELRSKLTELTFNIIMRMMAGKRYYGDDVTDEEEARKFLENMREVFDNAGAENPADFLPLLNWIPWGYEKRVERLAKKTDSFLQGLIEEHRNHKDENRNTMIDHLLSLQESQPEYYTDQIIKGFVVILLLAGMDTSAVTLEWTMSNLLNHPHVLQKLRTELDSQIGQQQWVDESDLSKLSYLENVISETLRLYPAAPLLIPHYSSNDCTISGFDVPRDTMVIVNAWAIHRDPKLWEDAESFKPERFESSHESEGYKLMPFGLGRRACPGIGLAQRVVGLTLGSLIQCFEWERISKEKVDMVEGKGLTMPKLVPLEALCKARPIMNVILSESMEEI, from the exons ATGAATGAACTAGAAGTCTTTCTATACACATCTCTATCCTTTATCTTCATCTTCTTAGCTTACAAGCTCTTATTCCAAACCAAAAAACGACACTACAAAAACCTACCACCATCGCCACCTTCTTACCCCATAATCGGCCACCTCCATCTCCTCAAACCTCCAGTCCACCGAGCTTTGCTCAGGCTCTCCTCCAAATACGGCGACGTTTACACTCTCTGGTTCGGAACGCGCCGCGTGATTATCGTATCATCCCCATCAGCTGTAGAAGAATGCTTCACCAAAAACGACATCGTTTTGGCCAACCGCCCACTTCTCATCATGGGCAAGCACGTTGGCTACAACTACACCAACATCGTCAACTCCCCTTACGGCGACCACTGGCGGAACCTCCGCCGAATCGCCACCGTCGAGATCTTGTCCTCCGCCCGTCTCAACCTCTTCCTTGGCATCCGTAAAGACGAAATCAAGCGGCTGCTCCGCAAAATCTCGCGAAGCTGCGGCTCCCCTGGAGGAGAGTTCGGAAGAGTGGAGCTGAGGTCAAAGCTAACGGAGCTGACTTTCAACATCATAATGAGAATGATGGCCGGAAAACGGTACTACGGCGATGACGTCACGGATGAGGAGGAGGCTCGGAAGTTTCTGGAGAATATGAGGGAGGTTTTTGACAACGCCGGAGCTGAAAATCCGGCCGATTTCTTGCCGTTATTGAATTGGATTCCGTGGGGATATGAGAAGAGGGTGGAGAGGCTTGCGAAGAAGACAGACTCGTTCTTGCAGGGTTTGATCGAAGAGCATCGGAATCACAAAGATGAGAATCGGAACACCATGATCGACCATTTACTGTCTTTGCAGGAATCTCAACCGGAATATTACACGGATCAAATTATCAAAGGCTTCGTAGtg atattacTACTTGCAGGAATGGATACATCTGCTGTGACATTGGAATGGACAATGTCCAATCTACTAAATCATCCTCACGTTTTACAAAAACTTAGAACTGAGCTCGATTCTCAAATTGGTCAACAACAATGGGTGGATGAATCGGATCTCTCTAAACTATCTTACCTTGAAAATGTTATTTCTGAAACTTTACGATTGTACCCAGCAGCTCCGCTCCTTATACCACACTATTCCTCTAATGACTGCACTATTAGTGGATTCGATGTACCACGTGACACAATGGTAATTGTAAATGCATGGGCCATACACAGAGACCCTAAGTTATGGGAAGACGCAGAGAGTTTCAAACCTGAGAGGTTTGAGAGTAGTCATGAGAGTGAAGGATATAAGTTAATGCCATTTGGACTTGGGAGACGAGCTTGTCCTGGTATTGGCCTGGCTCAACGTGTAGTAGGTTTAACACTGGGGTCATTGATTCAGTGCTTTGAGTGGGAGAGGATTAGTAAGGAGAAAGTTGACATGGTTGAAGGTAAAGGACTCACTATGCCTAAACTTGTGCCATTAGAGGCTTTGTGTAAAGCTCGCCCCATCATGAATGTCATCCTCTCAGAATCCATGGAAGAAATTTAA
- the LOC133812809 gene encoding cytochrome P450 81Q32-like — MDQIQDPLLYASLSFIFILLAYKLFFQTKKRHYKNLPPSPPSYPIIGHLHLLKPPLHRALHGLSSKYGDVYSLWFGTRRVVVVSSPAAVEECFTKNDIVLANRPPLIMGKHVSYNYTTIVASPYGDHWRNLRRIGAVEIFSSTRLNLFLDIRKDEIRRLLRKISPRVELKSMLPDLTFNIIMRMMAGKRYYGDDVTDEEEARQFREIMTEVFEKGGAGNPADFLPILNWIPNGYEKKVERLAKRADSFLQGLIEEIRSSKDENRNTMIDHLLSLQESQPEYYTDQIIKGFVLILLLAGTDTSAVTLEWAMSNLLNHPHVLQKVKDELDTQVGQQRLVDESDLSKLPYLQNVISETLRLYPAAPLLVPHYSSNDCTIGEFDVPRDTIILVNAWAIHRDPKLWDDAESFKPERFENNGESEGYKLMPFGIGRRACPGIGLAQRVVGLTLGSLIQCFEWERVSKKKVDMTEGTGLTMPKVVGLEALCKARPIMNVLSKPFDGI; from the exons ATGGATCAGATTCAGGATCCATTGCTGTACGCATCTCTCTCCTTTATCTTCATCCTCTTGGCTTACAAGCTCTTCTTCCAAACCAAGAAACGACACTACAAAAACCTACCACCATCACCGCCCTCCTACCCCATAATCGGCCACCTCCATCTCCTCAAACCACCACTCCACCGAGCTCTGCATGGTCTCTCCTCCAAATACGGCGACGTTTACTCCCTCTGGTTCGGAACCCGCCGCGTGGTCGTTGTGTCATCCCCAGCTGCCGTAGAGGAATGCTTCACCAAAAACGACATCGTTTTGGCCAACCGCCCACCTCTCATCATGGGCAAGCACGTGAGCTACAACTACACCACCATCGTCGCCTCCCCTTACGGCGACCACTGGCGGAACCTCCGCCGGATTGGGGCCGTCGAGATCTTCTCCTCCACCCGTCTCAACCTCTTCCTCGACATCCGTAAAGACGAGATCAGGCGACTCCTTCGCAAAATCTCGCCAAGAGTGGAGCTGAAATCGATGTTGCCGGATCTTACTTTCAACATCATAATGAGAATGATGGCCGGAAAACGGTACTACGGCGATGACGTCACGGATGAGGAGGAGGCTCGGCAGTTTAGGGAGATTATGACAGAGGTTTTCGAGAAGGGCGGAGCTGGGAATCCGGCTGATTTTTTGCCGATATTGAATTGGATTCCGAATGGTTATGAGAAGAAGGTGGAGAGGCTTGCGAAGAGGGCAGACTCGTTCTTGCAGGGATTGATCGAAGAGATTCGGAGTAGCAAAGATGAGAATCGGAACACCATGATCGACCACTTACTCTCTCTGCAGGAGTCTCAACCGGAATATTACACCGACCAAATCATCAAAGGCTTCGTACTG atattactATTGGCCGGAACTGATACATCAGCTGTGACCCTAGAATGGGCAATGTCCAATTTGCTCAACCATCCTCACGTCTTGCAAAAAGTCAAAGATGAGCTAGACACTCAAGTTGGTCAACAACGGTTAGTGGACGAATCTGACCTCTCCAAACTGCCTTACCTTCAAAATGTCATTTCTGAAACCTTACGATTGTATCCAGCAGCCCCACTCCTTGTGCCTCACTATTCCTCCAATGATTGCACCATTGGTGAATTTGATGTGCCACGTGATACAATAATATTAGTGAATGCATGGGCCATACACAGAGATCCTAAGTTATGGGATGACGCAGAGAGTTTCAAGCCCGAGAGGTTTGAGAATAATGGTGAGAGTGAAGGGTATAAGTTAATGCCATTTGGAATTGGAAGACGGGCTTGTCCAGGTATTGGATTGGCCCAACGTGTAGTGGGTTTAACATTGGGGTCATTGATCCAATGCTTTGAGTGGGAGAGGGTTAGCAAGAAAAAAGTTGACATGACAGAAGGTACAGGACTTACTATGCCTAAAGTTGTGGGATTGGAGGCCTTATGTAAAGCACGTCCCATCATGAATGTCCTCTCGAAACCCTTTGATggaatttaa
- the LOC133812812 gene encoding cytochrome P450 81Q32-like — protein MDQQLLLYTSISFIIILLAHKVFFQTKKRHYKNLPPSPPSYPIIGHLHLLKSPLHRTLHTLSSKYGDVFSLWLGSRRVVVVSSPSAVEECFTTNDIVFANRPRLLLGKYMAYNYTDVGNSPYGDHWRNLRRIGAIEIFSSKRLNLLAGIRRDEVERLLCKLSRREESEKVELKSALQQLTFNIVMRMLAGKRYYDDDMANEEEARKFRDVVEASFEIAEVGNPGDFLPFLNWIPNGYEKRVKRVAKRMDLLLQNLIDEHRSHEDKNRDTIIAHLLSLQESQPEYYTDEIIKGFVSVIISAGTHTTSATLEWAMSNLLNHPHVIEKLKVELDSQIDQHKLVEESDLSKLSYLQCVISETLRLYPVAPLLVPHYSSNDCTINGCDVPRDTILLVNAWAIHRDPKLWEDAESFKPERFKNIKGDIEGFKLMPFGLGRRACPGNGLAQRVMGLTLGSLIQCFDWERVGNEIIDMVEGTGASMSKVVSLEAMCKPCPIMKKLLPHFINGI, from the exons ATGGATCAACAACTCTTACTATACACATCTATATCCTTTATCATCATTCTCTTGGCTCACAAGGTCTTCTTCCAAACCAAAAAACGACACTACAAAAACCTACCACCATCACCACCCTCTTACCCCATAATCGGCCACCTCCATCTCCTCAAATCTCCACTCCACCGAACCTTGCACACACTCTCCTCCAAATACGGCGACGTTTTCTCACTCTGGCTAGGGTCTCGCCGCGTGGTCGTCGTCTCATCTCCTTCCGCCGTAGAGGAATGCTTCACTACAAACGACATCGTTTTCGCCAACCGCCCACGTCTCCTCTTGGGCAAGTACATGGCATACAACTACACCGACGTGGGCAATTCTCCTTACGGAGACCACTGGCGAAACCTCCGTCGAATCGGCGCCATAGAGATCTTCTCCTCTAAACGACTCAACCTCTTGGCCGGGATCCGAAGAGACGAGGTCGAACGACTACTCTGCAAACTCTCTCGCCGAGAAGAATCCGAGAAGGTGGAGCTCAAATCGGCGCTACAGCAGTTGACTTTCAACATCGTAATGAGAATGTTGGCCGGAAAACGGTACTACGACGATGATATGGCGAATGAAGAGGAAGCACGGAAGTTTAGGGATGTTGTGGAAGCTTCTTTCGAGATTGCCGAAGTTGGGAATCCGGGGGACTTTTTGCCGTTCCTGAATTGGATTCCGAATGGGTATGAGAAGAGGGTGAAAAGGGTTGCGAAGAGAATGGACTTGCTTTTACAGAATTTGATCGACGAGCATCGGAGTCACGAAGATAAGAATCGGGACACCATTATCGCACATTTACTTTCTTTGCAGGAGTCTCAGCCAGAATATTACACTGACGAAATTATCAAAGGCTTCGTATCG GTAATAATTAGTGCTGGAACACATACAACATCGGCGACATTAGAATGGGCAATGTCCAATCTATTAAATCATCCTCATGTTATAGAAAAACTCAAAGTTGAGTTGGACTCTCAAATCGATCAACATAAATTGGTGGAAGAATCAGATCTCTCCAAACTCTCTTACCTCCAATGTGTCATTTCTGAGACCCTTCGATTGTACCCGGTAGCTCCACTCCTTGTACCTCACTACTCCTCTAACGATTGCACCATCAATGGATGTGATGTGCCACGTGACACTATTTTATTGGTTAATGCATGGGCCATACATAGAGATCCTAAACTGTGGGAAGATGCCGAGAGTTTCAAGCCTGAAAGGTTTAAGAACATCAAAGGTGACATCGAAGGATTTAAGCTAATGCCATTTGGGCTTGGAAGACGAGCTTGTCCTGGAAATGGCTTAGCTCAACGTGTGATGGGCTTGACTTTGGGGTCTTTGATTCAATGCTTCGATTGGGAGAGAGTTGGCAATGAAATAATTGATATGGTTGAAGGTACAGGGGCCAGTATGTCTAAAGTCGTGTCATTGGAGGCTATGTGTAAACCTTGTCCTATCATGAAAAAGCTTCTCCCACATTTTATTAATGGTATTTAA